Below is a genomic region from Numenius arquata chromosome 8, bNumArq3.hap1.1, whole genome shotgun sequence.
TCTGCAAAAGGAGAATCTGGCAAACGAGCAGGATTTGGATGTGGATGACCTTGGCACAGCAAGTACTAATTCCCGCTGCCAGCCTCAGGGAATTAAAGTCAAAACAGAGAGTAATGCTATGGCATCACCAGTTGGAGATGCTACCAATAGCAAGTTCCTCCAGAGTGTTGGCTTCAACCCCTTTCAGGAGAGAGCAAATCAGGTCGTTACTTATGAGTGGGTGAGTACCACTGCTGGAAAACTGTTCGTTTGGAGAGTTATGATAAACATAGACTAGATACTCTGAAAGACCATACTGTTTTTGTTAGGGTAGTTTTCCGAACTATGGCAAGGAAAGGACTCTTCTGTTTAAGAGTTGGGGATTTCTCACCCCTTTTTCTCTGCCACAGAGCATCTTGATAAGCATGTCTGTCTGGCACTGGGTAGGATTTTGGGACTCTCGTGAGGCTGGAATGCAGGCAACTCTCTTTTATACCATTGTTTTCATCTCACCAAGAAGTCTGTAGACTTTGTTATTCTAAGAAAAGTGTTAGGGTGAAGTTTAATCTAGATAAGATGGTGGTAAATCTAGTGGGCTGGAGGAGAGGTCTTGAGATAGAGAGTCACGAGAGGTTAAGAGGGTGCTCATTCATCTGTACTCCAAGAAGTTTGTCATTTGGAACTTCTGGAATGGGAGGTGGCAGCAGTAGTTAGGAGTAACGTTGTCACCTGGACCCAGTTGGATGTATATAACCTGTCTGCAATGACTTATTTCTCTCACCTTGAGGCAGGATTGTTAAACTAAACAGAGAATGAGCAACTCCACCTGTAATAGTCTCCCATTTCTTGGTAGGCCAAAGACATCTTGTGTGATTATCAGACGGGAGTCTTGGAGAACTCACCCAAGATGGTGTTACTGTTCCACCTAATTGAGGAGAGTGTGAAGCTTGGAGACAAGATCTTGGTCTTCAGGTAAGGAAAGTATCAACAGCTGATCCTAGAGTGACTAAATGCTGGAGTAGGAAAACCCCTCCTGGTACCAGGAGATTGTTACATGAAGTGAGTGGTGTGGCagttccccttttctcctttgttctGTTAGATCCTGGTTTTCCTCCATGGATTTTATACTTCTGCCACTATCAAGTTTACTAGTGAGAGATGTGCTGCCACAGACAGGTTTTCACAACTGTCAGTGCTGTCGTGGTTGGGGAAGAGTTCTGATACTCCACTTTTGCGCTATAGGAGCTTTCTCCTTAACAGAGATCTCGGTTTTACAGCCAGAGCTTGTCCACGTTATCTGTCATTGAAGAGTTTTTGGCAAAGAGACCAATGCCGAGTCCTCCAGGCTCAGATGGAGGAGTTCACAACTGGGTCCGAAACATCAACTATTACAGTGAGTGCAGCCAATCCTATTCTCTTTTGGTGTGACACTGTTTGATCTTCTGTGACAGACTAATTCCTGAAAGTCACCCACCATCATCTTGTGGTTGTCCCTGGGTGTGAAAATGCTCTTCTGAAGCATTCTTCTGATGACATCTCATTCAGACTGTTCTTACTTCATTTGCTTGGGAAGACAGTGTCAATTTGATAGCGACTAACTAATAATTTCTAAATCTTCTTTTTGACATCTTATTCAGATGTTGTTAGACGTCTTTAACGTCTCACTTAGACATTAGTGCTTTCTTAAGTTGTAAAAGATACTTTTTGCTTCCTGTTTGGGTATTTTCTAGATCTTGCTTCCCAAACCAGAATCACTGTGGAATGTCTTCACTAGCTCGCTGCTGTgaagttttccttccttcttccccagctttaaaTCTTGTTCTGTATGGATTGTTGCTTTGTGTGGCTACTTTACAGGCCAGGACTGAGAGGAGCGGTGGATATGGTGTTCCTGATTTTTGCAGAGCTCCCAGAAGCAAGCTGTTGCCCAAGAACAGCCACATGATACCCTCCTGCACTCCTTTAGACCTGTACTCTCGGTGCTCAGATACAGTCTATGGGGTTTTGCCAAGgctttcaaaattttgctttCTCTTGGTTCCTGAAGCTTCCAGCATACGTGAGGCCTTCATGCCTGCTGCtcttgctgtctgtctgtcttgccTAATATGGAGCCTTATGGGCTAGGTGTGTTGTAGCACTCCCAGACTTGGCCTTGCCAAGCTTGAGTGATGTCTTGCTTGATCTTTCGGTTGTACAAATCCCACCCTGGCTGGCTGCATTGCACCTGCCTGGCTGGGCAAATTAGAGGTACAGAGTGGTCCAGTTGAGATCCTGGAGAGCATGACTTGAGGAAGACGTAGAATTGGTTGGGAACCAGTGCCAAAGCTCAGTGTTTGGGAAGTGGTTTTGTTCTGATGGGATCCCCCCAAACATACAGAGCTTTTAAACGTGTTAATTTCCTTGTCAGGACTGGATGGCAGCACCTCTGCCTCAGAAAGGGAACGGCTGATTAACCAGTTCAATGACCCCAGCAACGCCTCTGTTTGGCTCTTCCTTTTGTCCACACGGTAAGTTGGCTGGAGCTGAAGGGGCGCATTGGAGGACTCGTGCTGATGCTCTGTATGTATATGGGTTTTCAGTTCTTAAATATCTCTGTCGTGTGCTCTCAAGACTCTATGGGATGACAGTGCCATCTGCTTCTTAATTCCCCAGGGGTGTAGATTTTTAGCCCTAGTCCTCTGCAACAACTTGCCAACAGTCTTGGAAACCAAGCATGGGTTTGAAGTTGCCCGTATGACTGGAGGGAACTTTCCATAGACACCTCATGGACTCTTGGCTCTGATGGCTGTCTATGCCTAGAAACTGTGAGAATTGGCCAAGGCACCAATTTGAAATTTGCCTTTAATTTTCAGTGCTGGGTGTTTGGGTGTCAACCTTATTGGAGCAAACAGAGTGGTGGTGTTTGACGCTTCTTGGAACCCGTGCCATGATGCCCAGGCTGTGTGCCGAGTCTACCGCTACGGGCAGAAGAAGCCATGCCACATTTACAGACTGGTTTCTGACTACACCCTTGAGAAGAAGATCTATGACCGTCAGATCTCGAAGCAGGGCATGTCAGGTAAGTGTGGATATGGGGCTCCGCTCTTGTCTTTTGCTCCTTTTGGCTCCTTCAAGTCCTATTTCTGTGGGTTCCATAACttctggtttttttaaagttgaaaatCAAACAGCCAAAGAAATGACAGCCATGTTATCTTAGGGCTATGTTTGATGTTTATGAGTTGATGGTGACATGAGACCCTGTCAGAAATGCAAGGCAGAGCAGTAGGGGTTGTAGAGCTGGCACCTGCAGCAGGGTTGTGCTACCAGTCCAATGCACAGCCATTCATCTTGTTTTCCCCTGTGCCTGGGTGTTGCTTGTCTTAAACTGGGCATTATTAAATAGCTCTGTACCTCCATTTTTccagcagaaagagagagaaaatagccAAAcgtaaaaaaccccacaaccatatatatatattgatacCTTTGACTTACAGTGCTTACTTAGGAGCCAAGAATAATGAGTTCATCTCATTCTGACCTGCCCTTGTACCAAAAGTATCTTTTGTGCTGGCTTGTGCCAGCTGTTGAGCAGCTGAGGGTTGTGGTGACCCAGAAAGAGTTCTGCTGCCTGTATCCTTCTTTGTCTCGAAACCCAACTCCAGAGGCAGCAGCCCAGTATGCTGTCTTGCGCTTGAGGTGGACTCCCTTGGCAGCTGGCCAGGCTCCCAGGAGAGTCTTGGATATAGATGTTTTCTCCGTGTACTCCCATCTGCCCTGtgtgcaggaaaagaaaactttcagagAGGGACTGTGGCTGCTTTTCTAAGATTTTGACTCAAAGTTCTGTAAATTCCATCATCTAGTTATTAACTTGAGCCTTTTTGGTGGGGTTTGTGGGAGGGCACATACTGACGTGGCTGCAGTTCTGTCCCAGGGCTTGTATGTTTTCAGCCTTGTGATACAGGATGGGACACCGTCCGTAATTAGCTTCATGTTCCTGCATGCCAGGAGCTCAGTGACCTGCACTGCATTGCTGTGCAGTCTGGAGCACAAGGCATTTGTCAGCCTGACTTGGCCAGACAGGCTCATCTCTGAACGTGGCTGATGATTTTTCTCCCTGCCCTGACGTTTACAAAAGGCTTCTGAGGATTGTGCAGATTGCAAGGAGGGAGCTCTGTTAGGACAGGAGTGTAGGAAGGGCAGCAGtacctctctcttcccttctctgctcactcccttccctcccttttccagATCGGGTGGTGGATGATCTGAACCCAGTGCTGAACTTCACCCGACGAGAGGTGGAGAACCTGCTGCATTTTGTGGAAGAAGAATCTGACCCTGCTCAGCTCTCCCTCAATCCAAGCAAAATGAAGGAGTCTGTTCTACAATTAGCCTGTCTCAAGTATCCTCACCTCATCACCAAGGTAAGACCAGCCTGTTTCCTTGCTGGCACAGCACTGCACAGGCAGGAGGAGGTCTAGAGGAGTCCGTCTGTGTGATGGGGACGTGGTGGCAAGAAGGATGCATCTGTGTGCTGGTGGGAGTTGGTAAAAAATCATCTAGAGATGGCCCTAAGAGGCCTGCCCTTCCTTGCAATATCATCTGCACATTTAGAGCCACGTCTGAGCTGGGCAGATTTGGGGGCAGGTTGTAGGGCACCCCTTTCTTCAACTTGGTGCTGGGCGGGAAGGTGGCAGCGGCATATCCCACCTtgctgcctgctgccttcctgggGTGACTTTAAAACAAAGCTGGGACAGCTTGCACTTGCCTGTGTTGTGAAGAGTTTCACTGGTAAGGTGGTGCTGCAGAGTGGGGCTGTGGCTGGGTGCCATCTCAGCAGGCTCCATGTGCCCACTCTTGGCCTGGCCTTTGGCTCCTGGGTTTTGCTGTGTGCTCATGGTAAGCGATGGCCTTGGCTGGGTAGGCTTAGCGATGGTGAGAGATGGCTTAGCTGATTCTGTCACTCTTCAAGCTGAGCCTTGGTCACATCTGCAGTGTTGCCCAACATGTGCTTCACCAtgaccagctctgcctcccaactcccctcttccctgctccagcctggcatGGAGACAGCGCTGATGCAGGAACCATGTGGCTGCCATTTGGGGCATGTTGGTTCCCTCTTGTGGTGTGTTGTTGTCAAAACCTCAGTGCTGTGGGGTTGCAGGAGCCTTTTCAGCATGAGTCACTGCTGATCGACCGGAAGGAGCACAAGCTGACCaaggcagagaagaaagcagCCAAGAAGAGCTATGAGGAGGAAAAGCGAGCATCCGTCCCCTACACCCGGCCGTCCTACGCACAGTATTACCCAGCCAGTGACCAGAGTCTGACAAGCATCCCTGCCTTTAGCCAGAGAAACTGGTGAGTACgtgcctcctccccttcttcctaTGCTGCAAACATGAAACGAAGGGGCAGAGGACGCTTATCCCTGTCAGGAGGGCACTgcattttcctccctcctctctcacTAGGCGACCAGCCCTCAAGGGTGAGGACAAGCCAGTGGCAAGCGTCCGCCCAGTTCAGTCCACCCCCATTCCTATGATGCCCCGGCATGTCCCCATGGGTAGTGCAGGATCAACCTCAAGTTCCAACCCTGCTGTCAACTTCCCCATCAACTATCTACAGCGAGCTGGTGTCTTTGTGCAGAAGATTGTCACCACCACAGGTGAGTTGCTGGTGCTCACAGCCAGTTGAGTTGTGATGCCCAAGGTGAAGTGAGAAAGCAGGATGAGTTGTTGATGCCCACAGGGGCTGTGGGCAGACAGCTATCAGAGCCACTGATACTGTCTCTCTGTATTTGAGTGGTTCCCTTGTACCTGGAGGACTTTCCTTGCAGGTGTGCAAGGGGCATGGGGCTGGCAAGTTGTTGGGAGTGAAATCCCTGTGAGAGGGCCAACAATACTGTCACCAGTTGTCCTTTTTGGGATTTGGGAGATGCTATGCCAGAgctgtgtggcttttgcttcctTGGAGCCTCTGCTGCCTTCCTATGCTGCTCAGAAATTAACCCAGAGCTTGCTTCTAGCACAGCGCATAGGAGAGACAACTGCACCTCCCCGCTCCTGACTGTGGCTGCCGTGTAATTTCAAGGACACTGTTCTGTTTCTTCCCCCACTGCCAGATATTGTGATTCCGGGTACAAACACATCCACTGATGTACAGGCAAGAATCAGTGCTGGCGAGAGTATCCACATCATCCGAGGGACAAAAGGTCAGTCTCTCTGTCTTGGGTAAGACTTGTGGATAGGGTCCTAGCCAATGCTAATTAGCAAAGAGAAGGATGTAAAAGCATGAATCTGTCCcttgagaggaaaagaaacaagaagggGTGGAGATCTGGGCTCTGCAGTGGCTCTGTTGCAGCCCATGCTTTGGGTGTGCTATTGTCGCTGATGCTTCAGGGCTATTGGCAGCTGTGGCTCCTGCTGCCTCAGAGAGGAGCTGTTGGACTTTGGCTGGCTGTCTCATTCTCACGATACTCCTGCATGTACTCGGGCAGCCAAATGCTTTCCGGTGCTCCCAGAGCAAACTTAGTCCCGAGTATGAAGTTCCACAtttcccaccagcagcacatTGGGAGGGAGTGAGCTCCAACCCGGGAACGCGGAAAAGGGTGGAAATGTGGAGTGAGGAAGGGGGCAGAAGCCCCCCCGCCATGATCTCCCTGTGTGATCTGTGGGCTGGCCTTACGCAGCACGActgtcctgctcctgcctgggcagCCTCATGGAAGCCGCAAGTGAAGTTGTTCTGCCTCTGTTCCAGGGACGTATATCCGGACTAGCGACGGGCGAATTTTTGCGATCCGGACCACTGGGAAGCCAAAGGGCAATGAAGACCGTCGGACAGCTGCCTCAGGTAGGGGGTTGTGGGGGCTGTGTGAGGCTCATATGCTTTCTTACCCAAGTGTCTGGGGCGGTCGGTGTTCCCTGTCTGCCTTCCATCATGCCTGTGTCCAGAGCTGACCCCACAATCTTCCCATCATGTCCTCGCCTTCCTTTCTGCTGTTGCTCCTTGGCCCCGCATGTTTTTCTCCAAGGTTGTCTCTCTCACCTGCTCCATCTCCTTGTTTCCAGGCTCCCAGAGCTCTTCGCTGGAGTCCACGAGCAATGGCAGACACAGTGCCTCATCACCACAGCTCCCCAGCGCGGAGGAGCTCACTCGGCCCATATCCCCCGACAGCCCCGAGATCATCAGCGAGCTGCAGCAGTACGCGGAGGCAGCGGCTGCCCGGGAGTCccggcacagctctcccagcaccAACACAGCGCAAGGCCACCCTGCTCGCGTGGACAATGCGCCCAGCTTAGCAGCCCGAGGAGCCGAGCAACGCGTGGGGATTCACTGCATGGCTCCCTCCGTGTCTTCGGCCCTGCCGGCCACCAGCCAGCACGTTGATGCCCACTCAGTGTTGGACTTACGGGGCAACAAGCGCAAGTCGACCTCCCCATCGGCTCCGGAGGAGCAAGCCCGCAGGCAGCAGAAGAAGCGCCAGTTGCCATCGTCCGTGCAGCCGTACGAACAAGGGTACCCCGTCTCTGGTGGGTTCGCCATGCCTCCTGTCTCTTTAAACCACAACCTAACCCATCCATTTGCCTCCCAACCAGGAAACTCCTTGTACATGGGCACTGGCTCCTCTTATTACCAGCTGCCCAATTTACTCCCAGACCCTCATCTGGTGTTCCCTGTGACTACTGACCCTCTGCTGACAGCCGGCACCGCCAGCTCTTCTGCTGCTACCTCAGCCACCGCCAGCGTCCCCTCATTCATGCTAAACCCTTCTCTGACGGGGGTGCTGCCCAATTACTCGCTTCCCTTCACACAGTCACTCCTGCCCGAGCCCAGGATGTTTGCTCCTTTCCCAGCCCCCGTCTTGCCTAGCAGCCTTCCCAGGAGCATGGCATCTGCCTACCCTGGCTACATGTCCCCTCACTCGGGCTACCCGGCCGGGGGCCTCCTTCGGTCCCAGGTGCCTCAGTTTGAACCCCAGGAGGTCCCAGAGGTGGGATGCAGCTCTAATGACGAGGACAAAGACGACGATGTTATAGAGATCACAGGGAAATAATGGGCCCAGCTCCTGCTCGGTCTCAGCTCTGCCAGGAGGCAAAAGTTGCAGGACCTTTTTGGGAGTCAGGATTTCCCCTCTGGGCCACAGCAGTGGGTGGAGAAGGATGCGAAGGGTGTGGCGTGGgggttgttttgttcttttcgttttcttttgttgttttttagctGTCAAGGATCTGAATTGTATTAGGGGCTGGGAGATGGGAGGGGGATAGAGTGGTCCTGCGAGGGCCGAGGCTGGGAGCAAGAGCCAGCGGAGGAGGGAAGCAGCAATGCAAAACCATAGGAGTGCCTCCCTCCCacgctctgtctgtctgtctgtctctgttctCTGTCTTGTCTGAAAGGGGGAGGCTTGGTGCTGCGAGTCACTGCCCTTCTCAGGCCTGGAGGCACGGGCTTGACCGCTGGCAGGGCCCAGCTCTCCCTCTCACACGAACTGCCTTATCTGTGAATTTCTCTCACTCCGGGAGGTGTGGGCCGGAGGAGCGACTCCAGCAGAGGGTTGGGGACAAAGTGTTTTTATCGGGGAGGGAGTAGGGGGGGCTTCTACGTCGTGTATGGGGGGAGAGGGaattgatgtaaaaaaaaaaaagaaaaaaaaaagaaaaaaaaaaaaaagaaaaaaaaagaaacaaaacaccccacaaacaATTTGTCATCCTCTTCAAATTCACATGAAACTAGTGTGAGGGCTCCAGGCAGGCTCCTGCGGTGGTGAGGAGggcagggtgctggcagggggCTCCCCCAGGCACTTCTGGAGAGTCCCGTCCAAGGTAGGTTGGTCCTGTGGTTCTGATGCCAGCTCTGTGTGCCAGGGGAGTGGAGCAATCCCAGACATCTATCTTGGTGGCCATTGGAAGGGAGTCCTGGTGACTTCCCCGGTTCCCTGGCCCTGCCAGGCTGTGTGAAGGCCACATCTTGCCCTGCCGTGGCCCACCAGATCCTGGGGTAGGTGGGCTTGCTGGTGCTTCTGAGCAGTGccaggttgggaggggacacgggacCCAGTGCCGGTTGCTGTTGAATCTGTGATTGGAGCGACTTCCCCCTGCACAGAATCTctacattaatttatttcatgaaGGCATAATATTTATTGTTTGGGGGACTCTCTCTTTCTACTTTTAAATgaatttccatattaaaaaaaaaaataataaaatgctggcCTCCATCATGCAGTGGTTGCTTGTTGGGTTGTCTGTGTGGGGAGAAGCAGCTGGCTGACAAAAGCATAGTCCATAGCATAGGGGCAGGGCCAGCCATGGAGGTTGCCCGTAGCTGACCCGTGTGGCGTTGGCTGGACGTGCCCCACGGGGGGGATCATGCCagagcagggaggagctgctccgGGTGTTCTGCAGCAGCCGCAGGGAGGATGGAGCCCTCTTGTCACGTTGGGGTAGGTGGAGGAGCACGTGTGGAAGCCTCCTGTGCTCATTCCCAGTGAGGAGGAGAGCTTAGAGGCGTGTAGGGCAGGGATGGACGAGCTTCTGCCAGGGAATCGCCTTAGCCCCAACAGCGAACATGCTGGCTGCTCGCCTAGGTGCCAGGGCTCCTAAGGAGAGGTTGGGCCACCCAAGCGCAGCTGGACTTGGTGTgtgtgactctgtgtgtgtgtgtgaacacgTTAGGATGGAGATTTGAAATCCAGGAACCTCTGTGTTGCATCTGGGTGTCACCAGGCAGGAGATGCGCTTGCCTGTGTGGGATGTCCCTTGGAGCAGTGGTAGCTTGTAGGGGTCTTCCTTGGCCAGGGAGGCTGCAGTCGCTGGTGTTTGCTGGGACCAACTGGGTGTAGGAAAGGGCAGGATGTCCTGACATCCTCCATTAAAGGGGCGCTGGAAGATGGGGACCTCCCTTCCTGAGAgagaggggggggtgggtggtgtaTGCACGCGTGTGTtacaaaaacataataaaaaaatgttatggGGCTTTCCTAGTGTCTTTCTCTGTTTAATGGACATTGTCTGTCAAACATAACCACACCGTTCATAGAAGCCTTAGATCAACAGTTTAGCtatgcaaattattttaattatttttttaaaaaaaacaaacattaaaatagtGCTTTCTTCTTTAACATATCCTAGGAGTTGAAAACCGAGGGGTTCTGAGCAAACTGCTGGACAACTTGTCTTTGGATGCAccatggaaataaaaatcaaacccccCCACAAAAGTAACAAAGCAAATTAACTGATGGTGTTCATGCAAGTTTCTCCAAAGACTTGACAGTGCTGCGTCTGTGAGTCATGCCCTCCTGTGCTCTGTGTGTCCGCCTCATGCACAACCCTGTGACACTGATTGTATGACGAGCTTGCCCAGATGTCCGTTGCATCCCTGTGAGGCtgtcagttgttttgttttggttttttttttttttccggtggaTTTGGGGGAATGGACCTAGGCCGAGGGGCTTTCCTTGTCGAGAGTAGCAAGCGTTGAGACCTGCGGGCGCGTGGGGGAGGCCGCAGCGGGAGCAGACCCTCGCCGCAGCCCTGCCGCAGCCCCACTCCTCGCTGGTCGTGGTCAGGGTCGTGGGCTTCATCCCAGGGACCCTCCCGAGTCCTCTCTGAACCGGGTTTTTCTGTGGCTCTGCGCTGGGACGAGGCATGAAGATTGGGCTGGGGGCAGTTTGTGGCTCCGGATGCGGTACCCGTGACTGTACACCGTTTTCTCTGCTCCTTGCCTTGCCAGGAGAGCACCCAGGGCTTCCTGAGCAGGCTCTGGAGCAGCCCCACGCTGCTGTCTGATGTCCTCCCAGGGGTCCCTGGCATGGCCCAAGCCCTGTGGCTGTAGGAGCTGGAGGTGGTTGGTGCTCGGCTGCCATAGGGCCGTCTGTAATCTCCCTGCACCAGCGTGGGGTGCGAGGgctctcccagctcctgcccggCCACGGTGGCTTGGAGACCCCTGGCTGCCCTCCCATGGTGTGGCTGCCCCCAGGTGCAACTTGCTGTGAGGGGCTTCCTCCTGCTGGCAAGCATCTGTGGATCAGGGCAACCACAGCACGGTGTCCCTGAGTGGagccccagccgccccccccTGCGCACGGTGGGGCGGTGTGGCACCTCTCTGCCCCACGTaccagccctgagcaccccctTGGTGAGGGGCTGGGTCCCCGGTGCCCCCTTGGAGCCTTGGctgggaggtggtggcagagaCCCCCATGGGGCTACCATGAGGGCTGGCAGCTACTGAGGCTGCTCCAAGGCCACCAGAGGCACCTCCTCTTCCACAGCGCTGTGGGAAGGatttcctctgccccacagaagCCACGAGGGCGTGTGGGTTAGCCAGGGGCTTTCCGAGTGGGGGGGAACTCTCAGAGCCCTGAAACTCCTGTCCCGTGGGACTCCCTCTCCCCCTCATCTCACCTCCCCTGACTTTTCTCCTCTTCAGCCTGTGGTTCTGCTGCAGAGGGTCCCCTCTCGGTTCCTCTGAGCCTGGAACGGGGGCTTTCCCCGCACGGGTTAAttcttttctgttgctgctgaatTTCTGTCTCCAAATGACCGGACGGAAGCAGCTGCCAGttggcggcggggccgcgggtgACACTGAGGACAGCAGTGCAGGACTCTCTGCTGAGGTTTTTGGACGCTAAGGAAGATTTCTGAGCACGGCCCcgaggctggggcagagccgtgggggccttccccccccccagcacccagccctcaGCCCATCCCTTGGGTGGGGGGGTTCTGCTCCTGGGGACAGTGGGGCGAAGGCTGGGTACCGCTGCGGGACGTGGTGGCACAGGGAGGGCTGTGGCTGCTGTGTCCCCTTCCAGTTTATGGTCttctggggggggctgtggggtgggggcaACACAGCCCAGCCCATGGAGGATCCGCTGCGTGTTTGCCCACCCCCCAGAGCACCTGGGGGGTCGGTGGGGTGGATGCAGGTACTCACAGAAAGCAGGTATTTGGGCAAGCAAAGGACGGGATTTCCACGGGGCTTCGCTAGAAAATTATGTGTATTTTGGCTTAATGATGTCGGCAAATGGCGGGATGCAAGAGAATTGCTGTTGGTCTGTGGATGGCTTCCCGGCCAAAAAGGGACACGGACAGCAAATACCTTCACAACCGGTGTTTCTCGCCACTCTGGGATATGAATTTTCTTAATCTGGTCTTGGAAGgacctgggaggggggggggggggggagggctagGGGGGGGTTAACGGGGGGAACGTAGTCCAGGTAGATCACGGTGAGATGATGGCTCCTTGCACCTCGGAGCGAGCGCTCCCTTCCGAGGGATGACggtgggagtggggggggtggcaacctctgctgcctccctgacCACCACCACCGCCCGCTGTCGCTCCCCGGCTCCCACCTTGGTGGCACCCGGCGTCTCTGGCAGATCCGCGGGAGCCGGAAGGAATCCATCGCTGAGTCTCATtttgggttttctgttgttttggggttcttttcttttttcttttttcttttttttttttttccttcttcttgggtgttttatttttttttcttctaatttttttctccatttttactgCCGCCTTAGTTTGTGGCCTGTCTTTTTGTGGTTGGCAAGAGGAATATCACTggcagg
It encodes:
- the RAD54L2 gene encoding helicase ARIP4, whose protein sequence is MSDESISGSDPDLDPDLEQEDMEEEEEEDEEEAMEEDNDGDDEEDLLDETALEAVFSGDHVEHAEDGEWQRSTSTTSSQSERAERLLQNQHKSLASEDTKKKRAQKPSHMRRNIRKLLREDQLEAVTKAAQQEELERRKRLEQQRKDYPATIPTVPLEFLPEDIVFRTAEATQLPPQVLAEEVICLDSTSSGSEDDAKGKNSIKDEVIELSSGEDDALQIVDSSDSGNEGEDDGSEESSGSHVNDALNQSDALGQVIVNINHPPNEEDIFLAPQLAHAVKPHQIGGIRFLYDNLVESLERFKTSSGFGCILAHSMGLGKTIQVISFLDVLFRHTEAKTVLAIVPVNTLQNWLAEFNMWLPAPENLPADYNSKEVQPRTFKVHILNDEHKTTAARAKVVNDWVIEGGVLLMGYEMYRLLSLKKSFATGRKKKTKKQAGPVIIDLDEEDRQQELLKGIEKALSRPGPDVVICDEGHRIKNCHASTSQALKNIRSRRRVVLTGYPLQNNLIEYWCMVDFVRPDFLGSRQEFSNMFERPILNGQCIDSTPQDVRLMRYRSHVLHSLLEGFVQRRGHNVLKVQLPSKEEHVILVRLSKIQRALYTEFMNRFRDAGNSGWLGLNPLKAFCVCCKIWNHPDVLYEALQKENLANEQDLDVDDLGTASTNSRCQPQGIKVKTESNAMASPVGDATNSKFLQSVGFNPFQERANQVVTYEWAKDILCDYQTGVLENSPKMVLLFHLIEESVKLGDKILVFSQSLSTLSVIEEFLAKRPMPSPPGSDGGVHNWVRNINYYRLDGSTSASERERLINQFNDPSNASVWLFLLSTRAGCLGVNLIGANRVVVFDASWNPCHDAQAVCRVYRYGQKKPCHIYRLVSDYTLEKKIYDRQISKQGMSDRVVDDLNPVLNFTRREVENLLHFVEEESDPAQLSLNPSKMKESVLQLACLKYPHLITKEPFQHESLLIDRKEHKLTKAEKKAAKKSYEEEKRASVPYTRPSYAQYYPASDQSLTSIPAFSQRNWRPALKGEDKPVASVRPVQSTPIPMMPRHVPMGSAGSTSSSNPAVNFPINYLQRAGVFVQKIVTTTDIVIPGTNTSTDVQARISAGESIHIIRGTKGTYIRTSDGRIFAIRTTGKPKGNEDRRTAASGSQSSSLESTSNGRHSASSPQLPSAEELTRPISPDSPEIISELQQYAEAAAARESRHSSPSTNTAQGHPARVDNAPSLAARGAEQRVGIHCMAPSVSSALPATSQHVDAHSVLDLRGNKRKSTSPSAPEEQARRQQKKRQLPSSVQPYEQGYPVSGGFAMPPVSLNHNLTHPFASQPGNSLYMGTGSSYYQLPNLLPDPHLVFPVTTDPLLTAGTASSSAATSATASVPSFMLNPSLTGVLPNYSLPFTQSLLPEPRMFAPFPAPVLPSSLPRSMASAYPGYMSPHSGYPAGGLLRSQVPQFEPQEVPEVGCSSNDEDKDDDVIEITGK